The following proteins come from a genomic window of Misgurnus anguillicaudatus chromosome 10, ASM2758022v2, whole genome shotgun sequence:
- the LOC129448920 gene encoding uncharacterized protein yields the protein MPRHNMDLQRSQWESVKKSPWITRLAVEQSPASSGAESDTEGSSTESERSRTKESTGEPARFQSSPSMVQQRIAELDQQKEELKIELQLEVALLQGELQTEQERLRTHAEQLRTLQEKDRQRRCQGSTCRQKERLEEERLRMEEIKRRCEELEKQIPTQPEDLREQMMVQLQQDRDALEDMEFHILELESGVEEERDEGEKSECETVIDQDISKVQHTLITSQERVTQLENQLKEMEKERDDELNSLRQERRELLHRSQRILKEKKPLNDWSNNTGSTPCMMSLSPLNSHRAAQDSVKDVSGLPRRRSSHRKVSDRPLSAQVMVRMTPDRQTSDAVSPRLHHPVHRLHSNGLRSVHSDASQTPCNSANTSRAPSPQGLLDLAEMERKIKEAKAEKERLLREREERRRLQAEEQRRKDSLKRHTDGSTAETNPELQLDQTTAHRTQLEQGVPLSMTANFDLRAHVLSLGHNVTGCMGVNLSPRRCGGFLTKRGGRVKTWRRRWFIFDLDHQRLAYYTELDEKKLKGVIYFQAIEEVYYDHLRTATTSPRPSLTFCVKTYERLFFLVAHSAEAMRIWMDVIVTATDEHSRY from the exons ATGCCGAGACACAACATGGATCTACAGAGGAGCCAGTGGGAGTCTGTCAAGAAATCCCCTTGGATCACGCGATTGGCTGTGGAACAAAGCCCCGCCTCTTCAGGGGCGGAGTCAGACACAGAGGGCAGCAGCACAGAGAGTGAACGT tcTCGGACCAAAGAATCCACTGGAGAACCCGCAAGGTTCCAATCATCGCCCTCGATGGTGCAACAACGCATCGCCGAGCTTGACCAACAGAAAGAGGAGCTCAAGATTGAG CTGCAGCTGGAAGTCGCCTTGTTGCAGGGCGAACTGCAGACGGAACAGGAGCGTCTGCGCACACATGCGGAGCAGCTGCGCACGTTGCAGGAGAAGGACAGACAGAGACGGTGCCAGGGTTCGACATGCAGACAGAAG GAGCGACTGGAGGAGGAACGTCTGAGGATGGAGGAGATAAAGAGGAGGTGTGAGGAGTTGGAGAAACAGATTCCCACACAGCCAGAAGACCTGCGAGAGCAGATGATGGTTCAGCTACAGCAG GACAGAGATGCTTTGGAGGACATGGAGTTTCACATTCTTGAGTTAGAAAGTGGAGTAGAAGAAGAGCGAGATGAGGGTGAGAAGAGTGAATGTGAGACGGTGATAGATCAAGACATCTCCAAAGTCCAGCACACGCTCATCACATCACAG GAGCGAGTCACACAGTTGGAAAATCAGCTGAAGGAAATGGAGAAGGAGAGAGATGACGAGCTGAACTCGCTCAGACAGGAGAGACGAGAGCTTCTTCACAGATCTCAAAGA ATTTTGAAAGAGAAGAAGCCTCTCAATGATTGGTCCAACAACACCGGCTCCACCCCCTGCATGATGTCACTCTCTCCTTTAAATAGTCACCGAGCAGCACAG gaCTCAGTGAAGGACGTTTCCGGTTTACCCCGTAGACGTAGCTCACACAGAAAAGTCTCAGATAGACCTCTCTCTGCACAAG TGATGGTGAGGATGACTCCGGACAGACAAACCTCTGATGCAGTCTCACCTCGTCTTCATCACCCTGTTCACAGATTACACAGTAATGGACTGAGATCAGTTCACAGCGACGCCTCACAGACGCCCTGTAACAGCGCTAACACCTCTCGAGCTCCCAG TCCTCAGGGTCTGCTGGATCTGGCCGAGATGGAGCGAAAAATTAAAGAAGCCAAAGCAGAGAAAGAGCGTctgctgagagagaga GAGGAACGACGACGCCTGCAGGCCGAGGAACAAAGACGTAAAGATTCATTAAAACGACATACGGACGGATCGACAGCAGAAACAAACCCTGAACTCCAGCTTGACCAGACAACAGCACACAGGACACAGCTGGAG CAAGGCGTCCCGCTTTCTATGACGGCAAACTTTGACTTGCGTGCTCACGTGTTGTCACTGGGTCACAATGTCACCGGGTGCATGGGAGTTAATTTGTCTCCACGGAGGTGTGGCGGCTTTCTGACCAAGCGCGGAGGCCGTGTGAAAACGTGGAGGAGAAGGTGGTTCATCTTTGACCTGGACCACCAGCGTCTGGCTTATTACACCG AACTGGATGAGAAGAAACTGAAGGGGGTGATTTATTTTCAGGCCATTGAAGAAGTTTATTACGATCATCTGCGTACAGCTACAACC TCTCCACGGCCGAGTCTGACATTCTGTGTGAAAACATACGAGCGCCTTTTCTTTCTGGTGGCTCACAGCGCTGAAGCCATGAGAATCTGGATGGACGTTATTGTGACGGCTACAGATGAGCACAGCAGATACTGA
- the LOC129448922 gene encoding polyadenylate-binding protein 4-like: protein MVMMKRMKRSLYIGDLAPTVTEMMLYEKFSPTGPVQSVRVCRDKLTRCSLGYGYVNFERPEDAERALDTMNFDLMEGKPMRMMWCQRDPSLRKTGVGNIFVKNLEKSITSEELLDIFSSFGNILSCKVACDENGSKGFGFVHFETHEAAENAINRLNGLLFNNQHVFVGHFKSRSEREADMQAKAKNFTNVYIKNFGPDLDDKTLNEMFSKFGQTKSASVMRDEKGNSRGFGFVSFETHSDAKRAVEELNGMEWKGRRLYVGRAQKKRERDVELKRWFEKMEQERLIRYQGINLYVKNLNDSVDTELLHKEFLPYGTITSCKVMKAGGRSRGFGFVCFSSPEEATKAITEMNGRIIASKPIYVALAQRKKERQAHLIHQYMMRMACFQSQHLLLNPAVYHPNPTQSKYFMSPQNQTQYAFCSYDAEPQSSPQWDLSSVTDPQSNHTQAVWPASPGFIHEVTSVNLQTSQCKYTPDVHPKFMSSAQQQWTLQQMQPYVYTQGQESFTTI, encoded by the exons ATGGTGATGATGAAGAGGATGAAGAGGTCTCTCTATATCGGTGATCTCGCGCCGACTGTAACAGAGATGATGCTGTATGAGAAGTTCAGTCCGACCGGTCCGGTTCAGTCCGTCCGAGTCTGCCGTGATAAACTCACCCGGTGTTCACTCGGTTATGGTTACGTCAACTTTGAACGACCTGAAGACG CTGAGCGTGCCTTAGATACCATGAACTTTGACCTGATGGAGGGCAAACCAATGCGAATGATGTGGTGCCAGCGTGACCCTTCACTGCGCAAAACTGGAGTGGGAAACATCTTCGTAAAGAACCTGGAGAAATCCATCACCAGTGAAGAACTGCTGGATATCTTCTCATCCTTTGGAAACATTTTATCCTGCAAA GTGGCTTGTGATGAAAATGGTTCAAAGGGGTTTGGGTTTGTGCACTTTGAGACTCACGAAGCCGCTGAAAATGCCATCAATCGATTGAATGGGCTGTTATTCAACAACCAACACGT GTTTGTTGGACACTTCAAGTCCCGGAGTGAGCGTGAGGCTGATATGCAGGCGAAAGCCAAAAACTTCACAAACGTTTACATTAAGAACTTTGGACCAGACCTGGATGACAAGACGCTCAATGAGATGTTCAGCAAATTTG GTCAGACCAAGAGTGCCTCTGTGATGAGAGATGAGAAAGGAAACTCAAGAGGATTCGGCTTTGTAAGCTTCGAGACTCACAGTGATGCAAAGAGG GCCGTAGAGGAGCTGAATGGGATGGAGTGGAAGGGCAGGCGGTTGTACGTGGGTCGAGCTCAAAAGAAACGAGAGCGTGATGTCGAACTGAAGCGCTGGTTTGAGAAGATGGAGCAGGAGCGTTTGATTCGCTATCAG GGCATCAATCTGTACGTGAAAAATCTGAACGACAGTGTGGACACCGAACTTCTCCACAAAGAGTTCTTGCCATACGGGACCATCACCAGTTGTAAG GTGATGAAAGCAGGTGGACGCAGCAGAGGCTTCGGGTTCGTTTGCTTCTCGTCTCCAGAGGAAGCCACTAAAGCCATCACTGAAATGAACGGCCGCATCATCGCTTCCAAGCCAATATACGTCGCTCTCGCCCAGAGGAAGAAGGAACGTCAGGCTCACCTCATCCACCAATACATGATGAGAATGGCGTGCTTCCAGAGCCAGCATTTGCTGCTGAACCCGGCTGTCTACCATCCAAACCCGACCCAATCCAAATACTTTATGTCTCCACAG AATCAAACTCAATACGCCTTTTGTAGTTATGATGCAGAGCCTCAATCCAGCCCTCAGTGGGATCTGTCGAGTGTCACGGACCCTCAGT CCAATCACACTCAGGCTGTCTGGCCGGCCAGTCCAGGATTCATTCATGAAGTGACTTCAGTGAATCTTCAGACATCTCAGTGTAAATACACACCTGATGTCCATCCCAAATTCATGAGCTCTGCACAGCAGCAATGGACTTTACAACAGATGCAG CCTTATGTCTACACGCAGGGCCAAGAGTCTTTCACGACTATATGA
- the pabpc1a gene encoding polyadenylate-binding protein 1A isoform X1, with the protein MNPSAPSYPMASLYVGDLHQDVTEAMLYEKFSPAGPILSIRVCRDMMTRRSLGYAYVNFQQPADAERALDTMNFDVIKGRPVRIMWSQRDPSLRKSGVGNIFIKNLDKSIDNKALYDTFSAFGNILSCKVVCDENGSKGYGFVHFETHEAAERAIEKMNGMLLNDRKVFVGRFKSRKEREAEMGARAKEFTNVYIKNFGEDMDDEKLKEIFCKYGPALSIRVMTDDSGKSKGFGFVSFERHEDAQRAVDEMNGKEMNGKQVYVGRAQKKGERQTELKRKFEQMKQDRMTRYQGVNLYVKNLDDGLDDERLRKEFSPFGTITSAKVMMEGGRSKGFGFVCFSSPEEATKAVTEMNGRIVATKPLYVALAQRKEERQAHLTSQYMQRMATVRAVPNPVLNPYQPAPPSGYFMAAIPQAQNRAAYYPTSQLAQLRPSPRWATQGVRPQHFQNMPNAIRPSAPRPQSFGAVRPNSSQVPRMIPSQRMTSQAVGPRPSAAGAATGTAPVRGVPQYKYAPGVRNPQQHMPTQPQVPMQQPAVHVQGQEPLTASMLAAAPPQEQKQMLGERLFPLIQNMHPSLAGKITGMLLEIDNSELLHMLESPESLRSKVDEAVAVLQAHQAKEAAQKSSDDL; encoded by the exons ATGAATCCCAGCGCTCCCAGTTACCCGATGGCCTCCCTGTATGTGGGTGATCTCCACCAAGATGTAACCGAGGCCATGTTGTACGAGAAGTTCAGCCCGGCCGGGCCTATTCTGTCTATCCGGGTGTGCAGGGACATGATGACCCGCCGTTCTCTGGGTTATGCTTACGTGAACTTCCAACAGCCCGCTGACG CCGAACGTGCGTTGGACACCATGAACTTTGACGTCATTAAGGGCAGACCTGTCCGGATCATGTGGTCGCAGCGTGACCCCTCACTCCGCAAGAGTGGCGTGGGTAACATTTTCATCAAGAACTTGGACAAATCCATCGACAACAAGGCGCTGTACGACACTTTCTCAGCCTTTGGAAACATCCTGTCCTGCAAG GTGGTTTGCGATGAGAATGGCTCAAAAGGTTATGGCTTTGTGCACTTTGAGACCCATGAGGCGGCTGAAAGAGCCATTGAGAAGATGAATGGCATGTTGCTGAATGACCGCAAAGT GTTTGTGGGTCGCTTCAAGTCGCGCAAGGAGCGTGAGGCAGAGATGGGAGCTCGGGCCAAAGAGTTCACCAACGTTTACATCAAGAACTTTGGAGAGGACATGGATGATGAGAAGCTGAAGGAGATCTTCTGTAAATACG GTCCGGCGCTCAGTATTCGAGTTATGACCGACGACAGCGGCAAATCTAAAGGCTTTGGCTTTGTCAGCTTTGAGCGACATGAGGATGCTCAGAGG GCTGTAGATGAGATGAACGGTAAAGAGATGAACGGGAAGCAGGTGTATGTGGGACGAGCTCAGAAGAAGGGAGAACGTCAGACGGAACTCAAGCGTAAATTCGAGCAAATGAAGCAGGACCGCATGACCCGCTACCAG GGAGTCAATCTCTACGTGAAAAATCTGGATGACGGCTTGGACGACGAACGTCTGCGTAAAGAATTCTCCCCATTCGGTACCATCACAAGTGCAAAG GTTATGATGGAGGGCGGCAGAAGCAAAGGCTTCGGTTTCGTTTGCTTCTCGTCACCCGAAGAGGCCACGAAGGCCGTGACCGAAATGAACGGCCGTATTGTCGCCACAAAGCCGCTGTACGTGGCTCTGGCCCAGCGGAAGGAGGAGCGACAGGCCCACCTCACCAGCCAGTATATGCAGAGGATGGCCACCGTCAGAGCCGTTCCAAACCCCGTCCTCAACCCCTATCAGCCTGCACCGCCGTCTGGATACTTCATGGCTGCTATTCCGCAG GCTCAAAATCGTGCTGCGTACTATCCCACCAGCCAGCTGGCACAGCTCCGCCCCAGCCCTCGTTGGGCAACGCAGGGTGTCCGCCCACAGC ATTTCCAGAACATGCCGAACGCTATCAGGCCTTCAGCTCCCCGCCCACAAAGCTTCGGTGCCGTCCGGCCCAATTCCTCACAGGTTCCACGAATGATCCCCTCACAGCGCATGA CCTCCCAGGCGGTGGGTCCTCGCCCTTCAGCTGCAGGTGCAGCCACAGGAACCGCTCCAGTGAGAGGCGTGCCACAGTACAAATATGCACCTGGAGTCCGCAACCCACAGCAGCACATGCCCACTCAACCACAGGTCCCCATGCAGCAG CCTGCTGTCCACGTTCAGGGTCAAGAGCCTCTAACTGCATCCATGTTGGCTGCCGCCCCACCGCAGGAACAGAAGCAGATGCTGG GTGAGCGTCTGTTCCCCCTCATTCAGAACATGCATCCCAGTCTGGCTGGAAAGATCACTGGAATGCTGCTGGAGATCGACAACTCGGAGCTGCTCCACATGCTGGAGTCTCCAGAGTCTCTGCGCTCCAAG GTGGATGAAGCTGTCGCTGTGTTACAAGCTCATCAGGCCAAAGAAGCTGCACAGAAATCA AGCGATGATCTGTGA
- the pabpc1a gene encoding polyadenylate-binding protein 1A isoform X2: MGARAKEFTNVYIKNFGEDMDDEKLKEIFCKYGPALSIRVMTDDSGKSKGFGFVSFERHEDAQRAVDEMNGKEMNGKQVYVGRAQKKGERQTELKRKFEQMKQDRMTRYQGVNLYVKNLDDGLDDERLRKEFSPFGTITSAKVMMEGGRSKGFGFVCFSSPEEATKAVTEMNGRIVATKPLYVALAQRKEERQAHLTSQYMQRMATVRAVPNPVLNPYQPAPPSGYFMAAIPQAQNRAAYYPTSQLAQLRPSPRWATQGVRPQHFQNMPNAIRPSAPRPQSFGAVRPNSSQVPRMIPSQRMTSQAVGPRPSAAGAATGTAPVRGVPQYKYAPGVRNPQQHMPTQPQVPMQQPAVHVQGQEPLTASMLAAAPPQEQKQMLGERLFPLIQNMHPSLAGKITGMLLEIDNSELLHMLESPESLRSKVDEAVAVLQAHQAKEAAQKSSDDL; this comes from the exons ATGGGAGCTCGGGCCAAAGAGTTCACCAACGTTTACATCAAGAACTTTGGAGAGGACATGGATGATGAGAAGCTGAAGGAGATCTTCTGTAAATACG GTCCGGCGCTCAGTATTCGAGTTATGACCGACGACAGCGGCAAATCTAAAGGCTTTGGCTTTGTCAGCTTTGAGCGACATGAGGATGCTCAGAGG GCTGTAGATGAGATGAACGGTAAAGAGATGAACGGGAAGCAGGTGTATGTGGGACGAGCTCAGAAGAAGGGAGAACGTCAGACGGAACTCAAGCGTAAATTCGAGCAAATGAAGCAGGACCGCATGACCCGCTACCAG GGAGTCAATCTCTACGTGAAAAATCTGGATGACGGCTTGGACGACGAACGTCTGCGTAAAGAATTCTCCCCATTCGGTACCATCACAAGTGCAAAG GTTATGATGGAGGGCGGCAGAAGCAAAGGCTTCGGTTTCGTTTGCTTCTCGTCACCCGAAGAGGCCACGAAGGCCGTGACCGAAATGAACGGCCGTATTGTCGCCACAAAGCCGCTGTACGTGGCTCTGGCCCAGCGGAAGGAGGAGCGACAGGCCCACCTCACCAGCCAGTATATGCAGAGGATGGCCACCGTCAGAGCCGTTCCAAACCCCGTCCTCAACCCCTATCAGCCTGCACCGCCGTCTGGATACTTCATGGCTGCTATTCCGCAG GCTCAAAATCGTGCTGCGTACTATCCCACCAGCCAGCTGGCACAGCTCCGCCCCAGCCCTCGTTGGGCAACGCAGGGTGTCCGCCCACAGC ATTTCCAGAACATGCCGAACGCTATCAGGCCTTCAGCTCCCCGCCCACAAAGCTTCGGTGCCGTCCGGCCCAATTCCTCACAGGTTCCACGAATGATCCCCTCACAGCGCATGA CCTCCCAGGCGGTGGGTCCTCGCCCTTCAGCTGCAGGTGCAGCCACAGGAACCGCTCCAGTGAGAGGCGTGCCACAGTACAAATATGCACCTGGAGTCCGCAACCCACAGCAGCACATGCCCACTCAACCACAGGTCCCCATGCAGCAG CCTGCTGTCCACGTTCAGGGTCAAGAGCCTCTAACTGCATCCATGTTGGCTGCCGCCCCACCGCAGGAACAGAAGCAGATGCTGG GTGAGCGTCTGTTCCCCCTCATTCAGAACATGCATCCCAGTCTGGCTGGAAAGATCACTGGAATGCTGCTGGAGATCGACAACTCGGAGCTGCTCCACATGCTGGAGTCTCCAGAGTCTCTGCGCTCCAAG GTGGATGAAGCTGTCGCTGTGTTACAAGCTCATCAGGCCAAAGAAGCTGCACAGAAATCA AGCGATGATCTGTGA